The DNA segment ACAAACAATCTGTAAGATTGACCAACTTTTAAAATAGAAAAGTTTACGAAAGATGCTTGTCTTCTTGGACTTACTCCTCCAAGGATAAATTTTAAATTATCTTTTTCTTCTATCTTATGGATTACTTTTTCGTATAGATTTTTTAAAGTGTTTTCAAACTTTTGTTTATTTATTGGTATAAATTCATCTTTTAGAGGCATACCAAAAACTGAAAAATTTCTATTATCACCATCTTCTTGTTCTGAAAAGCAAGCAAATAAAGGATTGTTTGTTTTTATCACTCCATATCCTTTATCTAAAAAGAATTTATCAATTTTTCCTACTTCATCTTTTAAACCAAATTTTTCTATCTGCATATTTCCAAACAGTCTATTTCTTCTATGTCCTACTCCAAGAAGAAAAGCAACGTTTAACAGTGCTTTATAGAATTCTACCGGATATTTGTAAGAAATAATTTTTAAGTCAAAAGTTTGGTTTTGCAATATGGCAAGCTTAGAAAAATCATTTTTATGTGGAAGTAGTTTGATTTTTTCAGTTTCGAGATTGTTTGGAATATCAACAATCAGTCTAAACTTTCCTTTGCCTTGTGTATTACCAAAAATTTCGCTTTCTAATTCATATAATTTTTCAATACCTTTTTTATTATGCTCTACATACTTACCGGCTATCAATCTAAAAGCCTGTCTCATTGCAGATTTTATTTCTGTTGGTCTAATATAAATAGAGTCTAATTTTCCACTATCTGCTCCGCCCATGATGGTTGGAGTTATGATTTCTACTTTAAAAATAGCTTCCTCCATCTTTAACCTCTCTCTTTTGATTTTTTTTAAAATGGACTTCTTAAAATTTCTTCATTTAACTTTATTGGAACTTCAACGTATTCATCTCTGTTATAGTGAAAAACTTTTATCGGTAAAAAGTAGCCAAGAGCCATACCAAGAGCAAGCATTATCGCAACAGGTGCTGAAAATACCATGTAGTTTTCTTTTTGCTTATTATCATCTATTGCCGTGTAAATCTCAGAAACAATATCGCTCCAATCTCCAATCTCTAAATTACCCTGATGCTCTTTACTTTGTATTATCAACTCCCCTTTAGCTCCTAACTTTTCTTTAAGCTCCAATCCTTTTTCTATCGGATTATGGCTTGCAAGATAAATAATTATCATCAACGGATCTTGTATATTTTTATTAACAGAAATTTTTTCAAATTCTGACTTTTTCTCTTTTATCTTTCTTGGATTATCTGTTAAATCAATAACTTTGTGATATTCTTTTTGATAATGATAAATTATGCTTGCCTGTCTGTTTCCAAGGATAACACCAAAATACAAAGCCAATGTAGATATTCCCGCTGAGATATTTAGAACTACTTTATTATGATCTTTCATTACTCCTTCCAATGTCAGAAGTTTACTTACTTTTTCTCTAAACTCATTTAAAATTTTTATAAGCTCTTCTCTGTTTGAAAAATCTACACTTGGTGTTATTAGATACATGTCTTGGTCTTCTAATCTGTAGAATTTTTTTAGATTTTCTAATTTGAAATACTTAAATCGTTCGTCTTTCTTGATTGCATCTTCCATTTGTTTTAAAGATTGTGAAGCTAACTCCGGTTTATTTATATGTATAAATATTACAGGCAAATGCTCTGGGTTGAGCCAAAAGTTAAGCTCTTCTAAGTTCTCTATGTCTTCCGGAGTTATTAAAACTTTTTTAGCTTTCTCAGTTATTTCCTTTTTTTCTTCTAAATGATTAACCGGTATTATAAACCCATTTGATGAAACTTCTCCTGTAAAAGCAACATTATCTAAAATTTCTTTTTCTTTTGCTATCAAACCTGCTGCAACGGCTAATTGGTAAGATTTTCCGCTAAAAATGTTGTCAAAAATTACAAAAAAGTTTTTATTTGTAGCTTCTTTTATGGTTTCTAACTCTTGACTATTGACAAATGTGTTTAGTGTGAAAGTTTGGTTTGATAAAGGTATTATTAATGCTTTATTTAATCTTGATTCTTCAGGGTTTTCTATATTGTAGGTAGGGAAATACACTTCTTTAAATGGATTTCTTATTATCTCTATGGTTGTTTGCTGGTCAAGGTTTAGGGTTTTGGTAAGTAGTTCAAAATTTAAGTATTTCTTTTCTGTTAGTAGCAATTTTATTATCTCATATTTTGCTTGTGTGATTTCAATATCTGTATCTTGCATAAGAAGTATTGAGTATAAATCTTCTAACCATTCTTGTTTTATTTTCTTTGATTCTACTAACGCTTTGATTACTTCAAACCTTTCGTTTTTTATTAGCTGTCTTATATGCATAAATCACCCCTCGGCTATAATACTAATGTGTTTCGCAAATTCTTCTAAGTCTATCTGTTCTTTCACCGGAATAAATATGCTTGTATCTTTTAAGATGCCGTTGAAAACAGTATCGTTGTCTAAAAATATTTTTACTTTTTTGTTTAAGTATTTCTCATCTAAAATTATTTCTATAAAATCATCTCCACGATATAAAACAAAATCGTCCGTATATGTAGCTTTTTGTGGAGTAGATGCAACATGTCTTAATACAAATTCGCTAATTCTCTCTGGGGCTATTTCTATCATCATCTCTTCAGGCTCTGCCAAGATTTCAAAAATTCTTGCGTGGAATTCTTTTATTTGATTAAACTCCTCTTGCTTGAATTTGTTTCTGATATCATCTTCAAATATTGGAGTAAAGCCTTTTTTTAACTCAGACTCATAACCGTCACGGAATTTTATAATTTTATCTAGCTCTTCTCTGCTTAAAGCATCAAGTAATATAAATCTACTAATTTCCTCTGCTGTTAAATAGAAGTTATTTGTAGTTTCAACCATTATAGTCATTGGACCTAACTCCAATATTACATCCGAATTGGTTGCAAATAAGTGATAGTCTGAAACTTTCAATACTTCATAGATGTTATCGTCAACTTTATCAACCACAAGAAAATAAAGGGGTTTATTTGGCTTGTTTTTATCTAAAGATCTTAAGCTTCCAAAGTAAACTCCGCCTATAACAGGTTGTTTATTAGAAATTGCACTATTATAAATATTCTCTTCAAGTTCTTCTTCCATATATTCATTGTATAAATCATTTAGCCACTTAGCCATGGTTATTTACCTCTAATTTTTTACAAATTTCATGAGAATGTTCTTTTAAAAACTTTTCAAAAGCTTCTGCTGAAAATGAATATTCTTTTAAAATTTCTTTTATTTTTGTTTTCATTCTTTCTACTCTTTTATACAGTGCATCGTCAGATAGTTCATTAAAATATTTACTTTTATAAAGTTCTTTACTATCA comes from the Sulfurihydrogenibium sp. genome and includes:
- a CDS encoding SAVED domain-containing protein, encoding MHIRQLIKNERFEVIKALVESKKIKQEWLEDLYSILLMQDTDIEITQAKYEIIKLLLTEKKYLNFELLTKTLNLDQQTTIEIIRNPFKEVYFPTYNIENPEESRLNKALIIPLSNQTFTLNTFVNSQELETIKEATNKNFFVIFDNIFSGKSYQLAVAAGLIAKEKEILDNVAFTGEVSSNGFIIPVNHLEEKKEITEKAKKVLITPEDIENLEELNFWLNPEHLPVIFIHINKPELASQSLKQMEDAIKKDERFKYFKLENLKKFYRLEDQDMYLITPSVDFSNREELIKILNEFREKVSKLLTLEGVMKDHNKVVLNISAGISTLALYFGVILGNRQASIIYHYQKEYHKVIDLTDNPRKIKEKKSEFEKISVNKNIQDPLMIIIYLASHNPIEKGLELKEKLGAKGELIIQSKEHQGNLEIGDWSDIVSEIYTAIDDNKQKENYMVFSAPVAIMLALGMALGYFLPIKVFHYNRDEYVEVPIKLNEEILRSPF
- the cmr1 gene encoding type III-B CRISPR module RAMP protein Cmr1, translating into MEEAIFKVEIITPTIMGGADSGKLDSIYIRPTEIKSAMRQAFRLIAGKYVEHNKKGIEKLYELESEIFGNTQGKGKFRLIVDIPNNLETEKIKLLPHKNDFSKLAILQNQTFDLKIISYKYPVEFYKALLNVAFLLGVGHRRNRLFGNMQIEKFGLKDEVGKIDKFFLDKGYGVIKTNNPLFACFSEQEDGDNRNFSVFGMPLKDEFIPINKQKFENTLKNLYEKVIHKIEEKDNLKFILGGVSPRRQASFVNFSILKVGQSYRLFVIGFYYKNEKFKYDDWKDAIEKAKELTENTFKK